CCAGCGTAACCTTACGCACAAGCGTATCTTTAACCTGCTCCTCCCTGTTGGAGGCTACTCTTAATACATACCATCGCATAAAATATCACTTATCCCGAACCCCGATAAATCGGCGTCCTCCCCCTTAGGGGTAAAAAGATTCTAAATCCCTATAACGTTCGTGAAAAACAAATCAAAACAGAAATCTGCCAAACCGAGCATTACTGTCATTATTACCACAACGACAATTACTACGAATGTCGACACTGTAATTTCACGTTTTGAGCTAAAGCTTACCTTTTTGAGTTCGCCTTCGGATGCTATCAAAAAGTCCGCAACTGCCGGCCGGTTCACCAGCCAGTAAAGAAACGCTGCGGTTATTGCAAAAACTCCCAGTGGTACTGTAGCGCTTATCCACACTCCCATTGTCTGGGTCGCATCCAGTGATGCCTGAAGTTTATCATAAAGTCTCCAGCATCCGATAGCCGCCAAAACCGCTACTGCCACCGCACTGTAGAGTCGGGTATCTTTGCCCTGACCCCATTTATATTTTTCTATCAGCATCAAAACCCTCAAATTTTAAACAGATAAATCCGCTATCGTTTATCGTATTCTTCAACTTTCCAGTCTCGTTATTTCCCCGCCATATCTTAATTATCTTTCCTCAGCCCCGCCGGCTTTAAGAAAGCAGGCCAGGGAGGAATCGAACCCCCAACCTTCGGTTTTGGAGACCGACGCTCTGCCAATTGAGCTACTGGCCTATTATATATTTCCCAAGCGTCTCTCGTCGCTTCACTACAAATTAGACAGCGGCTATTTACGTCTTAACTTGTGAACCGTCCGCTTCCGCTCGTTCTTGCAGAATTTCTTCAATTCAAGCTTCGGAGTTCCCTGCGCAACATTAATTTGAGTACGGTAATTCCTGCTTCCGCACTCT
The sequence above is drawn from the Phycisphaerae bacterium genome and encodes:
- the rpmG gene encoding 50S ribosomal protein L33; its protein translation is MAKAKKREDVWLECKECGSRNYRTQINVAQGTPKLELKKFCKNERKRTVHKLRRK
- the secE gene encoding preprotein translocase subunit SecE gives rise to the protein MLIEKYKWGQGKDTRLYSAVAVAVLAAIGCWRLYDKLQASLDATQTMGVWISATVPLGVFAITAAFLYWLVNRPAVADFLIASEGELKKVSFSSKREITVSTFVVIVVVVIMTVMLGLADFCFDLFFTNVIGI